From Pelotomaculum schinkii, one genomic window encodes:
- a CDS encoding electron transfer flavoprotein subunit beta/FixA family protein, which translates to MRIAVLMKQTFDTAAIISLDASGQIERQGVNLIINPYDEFAVEEALRLKEKHGGEVTVISAGAPETQDAMLQALAMGADKAILVTDDNMAGSDEYAAALVLSKVLGGLEFDLLLAGWRAVDDGSAQVAVRVAELLGLPQVNVVTRLTIEDAKAVATRDIEGGSEVVEVPLPALITAQKGLNEPRYPTMRGIMQAKKKPFQKLSLSELGLDAAQIAPKVKAISYFLPAPRAACKLVPGEAPEAARELCRILRETAKII; encoded by the coding sequence ATGAGGATTGCGGTTCTGATGAAACAAACTTTTGACACTGCGGCAATAATCAGTTTGGATGCCAGTGGGCAAATTGAGCGCCAGGGTGTCAACCTGATTATCAATCCCTACGACGAATTTGCCGTTGAAGAGGCTCTGCGGCTTAAGGAGAAGCACGGCGGGGAAGTTACAGTCATTTCGGCAGGAGCGCCGGAAACCCAGGACGCCATGCTCCAGGCCCTGGCCATGGGGGCCGATAAAGCAATACTGGTTACTGACGACAATATGGCCGGCAGCGACGAATATGCCGCCGCTCTGGTACTGTCCAAAGTACTGGGCGGCCTGGAGTTTGACCTGTTGCTGGCGGGCTGGCGCGCTGTTGATGATGGTTCCGCTCAAGTGGCGGTAAGAGTGGCCGAATTGCTTGGCTTGCCCCAGGTAAATGTTGTCACCAGGCTCACCATTGAGGACGCCAAAGCTGTTGCCACCAGGGATATTGAAGGCGGCAGCGAGGTCGTGGAGGTCCCCCTGCCGGCCTTGATTACCGCCCAAAAGGGCCTCAACGAGCCACGCTACCCTACCATGCGAGGGATCATGCAGGCCAAGAAAAAACCTTTCCAAAAGCTTTCTTTGTCCGAACTCGGCCTTGATGCCGCTCAAATCGCGCCAAAAGTGAAGGCGATTTCCTATTTCCTGCCCGCGCCCCGGGCCGCCTGCAAGCTTGTGCCCGGCGAAGCGCCGGAAGCCGCGCGTGAATTATGCCGTATCTTACGGGAAACAGCCAAAATTATCTAA
- a CDS encoding electron transfer flavoprotein subunit alpha/FixB family protein, with product MAKGIWIFAEHRDGKIKKVTLELLSAGRKLATETGEEVSALLFGKGVSGLASTLAEYGADKVYLADDDMLAQYTTDAYSKALGDLIMEKEPSVLLLGCTVLGRDLAARVAQKVKTCLMSDCTGVELSGGQLVFVRPVYAGKAFVKAVCPELKPVMATVRPNVLTADEPRAGRGAEVVNVAVHLEKTDLRQVIKDVVMQISTRPELTEANIIVSGGRGMKGPENYKILEELADVLGAAVGASRAAVDSGWIPQSFQVGQTGKTVSPALYIACGISGSTMHLAGMSSSKCIVAINKDPEADIFKVADYGIVGDLFEVVPLLTEECKKLLAS from the coding sequence ATGGCAAAGGGTATCTGGATTTTTGCAGAGCACCGTGATGGAAAAATAAAAAAAGTAACCCTTGAACTGTTAAGCGCCGGCCGCAAGCTTGCAACAGAGACCGGTGAAGAAGTGAGCGCCCTCCTTTTCGGCAAAGGAGTTTCCGGTTTGGCTTCCACGCTGGCAGAATATGGCGCCGATAAAGTCTACCTGGCTGATGACGATATGCTGGCCCAATATACTACCGACGCCTACAGCAAGGCGCTGGGCGACCTGATTATGGAAAAAGAGCCTTCCGTGTTGTTGCTTGGCTGCACCGTGCTGGGCCGCGACCTGGCCGCCAGGGTGGCCCAGAAAGTAAAGACCTGTCTTATGTCCGATTGCACCGGCGTGGAACTGAGCGGCGGGCAGCTTGTCTTTGTGCGTCCGGTTTATGCCGGCAAGGCTTTCGTAAAGGCGGTATGCCCCGAGCTAAAGCCCGTGATGGCCACGGTTCGCCCCAATGTGCTCACTGCTGACGAGCCGCGGGCCGGGCGCGGCGCTGAAGTGGTAAATGTAGCTGTTCATCTGGAAAAAACAGACTTAAGGCAGGTTATCAAAGACGTTGTGATGCAGATTTCCACCCGTCCGGAACTGACCGAGGCCAATATTATCGTTTCCGGCGGCCGCGGTATGAAGGGGCCGGAAAACTATAAAATTCTGGAGGAACTGGCTGATGTCCTGGGTGCGGCGGTGGGCGCTTCCCGGGCCGCTGTCGACTCCGGCTGGATTCCCCAAAGCTTTCAGGTAGGCCAAACCGGCAAGACCGTTTCACCTGCCTTGTATATTGCCTGCGGTATTTCAGGCTCAACCATGCACCTGGCCGGGATGAGCTCATCCAAATGCATCGTGGCCATTAACAAGGATCCCGAGGCGGACATCTTTAAGGTAGCGGACTACGGCATCGTTGGCGATTTGTTTGAGGTGGTGCCTCTCCTCACTGAAGAGTGCAAAAAACTATTGGCGTCATGA